One genomic window of Camelina sativa cultivar DH55 chromosome 5, Cs, whole genome shotgun sequence includes the following:
- the LOC104787825 gene encoding IAA-alanine resistance protein 1 has translation MSFSLRNVLVPILFLVLFLDLCVETGFSQSTPARDDHVHHHGGGCSHSHDHDHEHDHDHHHVKKTTAKFEMKLPEELAEEEDMRLCGFGPCLHDHDHDHDHESSSSLTGFALWLNALGCSLLVSLASLICLVLLPIMFVQGKPSKWFVDALALFGAGAMLGDAFLHQLPHAFGGGHSHSNDHHEDHAHHDHSHSDSPSHSHSIQDLSVGLSVLAGIVVFLLVEKLVRYVEEHSSGSNTWGHHHHHHHAGSKKLKDDADHKNVDQQSSSDAIVNSSEKVSSGSTDGSLRKRNASGSDAADKSDSGEEMTSDGKLDKPEEEETHSSLVFGYLNLFSDGVHNFTDGMALGSAFLIYGSVGGWSRTMFLLAHELPQEIGDFGILVRSGFTVTKALFFNFLSALVALAGTALVLVWGNEPGQSSLIEGFTAGGFIYIAVAGVLAEMNNSGKSTLKNSASHLISLVLGMSVALCISLIE, from the exons ATGTCGTTCTCGCTGAGAAACGTCTTGGTTCCGATTctgtttttggttctgtttctggATCTGTGCGTAGAAACCGGATTCTCTCAGTCAACACCGGCGCGTGACGATCACGTTCATCATCACGGTGGTGGGTGTAGTCATTCTCACGACCATGACCATGAACATGACCACGATCATCATCACGTGAAGAAGACGACGGCGAAGTTTGAGATGAAGTTGCCGGAGGAGCTTGCTGAAGAGGAGGATATGAGGTTGTGTGGGTTTGGTCCTTGTCttcatgatcatgatcatgatcacgATCACGAATCAAGTTCTAGTCTTACTGGGTTTG cTTTGTGGCTCAATGCATTGGGATGCTCTCTTTTAGTTAGCTTGGCCTCACTCATCTGCCTTGTTTTGCTTCCCATTATGTTCG TTCAAGGGAAGCCATCAAAATGGTTTGTTGATGCGTTGGCTCTGTTTGGG GCAGGAGCTATGTTGGGGGATGCTTTTCTTCACCAATTGCCCCATGCTTTTG GTGGTGGTCACTCTCACTCTAATGATCACCATGAGGACCATGCCCATCATGATCATTCTCATTCGGATTCGCCTTCACACTCGCATTCTATACAAGATTTGTCTGTTGGATTGTCTGTACTCG CTGGGATTGTGGTCTTCCTTCTTGTGGAGAAGTTGGTGCGGTATGTTGAAGAACACTCATCTGGTTCCAATACCTGGggccaccatcaccaccaccaccatgcAGGCAGTAAGAAACTTAAGGATGATGCTGATCATAAAAATGTGGACCAACAATCTTCCTCTGATGCTATTGTAAATTCATCAGAGAAAGTCTCTAGTGGCTCTACAGATGGATCTCTCCGTAAG AGAAATGCTTCTGGTAGTGACGCTGCTGATAAATCAGATTCAGGAGAAGAAATGACTTCTGATGGAAAATTAGACAAACCGGAAGAGGAGGAGACGCATTCAAGCCTAGTCTTTGGTTACCTCAACTTGTTCTCTGATGGTGTT CACAATTTTACTGATGGAATGGCTTTAGGAAGCGCATTTCTCATCTATGGATCAGTTGGTGGATGGTCCAGAACTATGTTCTTACTTGCCCACGAGCTACCCCAAGAG ATAGGTGATTTTGGGATTCTAGTGAGGTCAGGCTTCACTGTAACGAAAGCACTCTTCTTCAACTTTCTCTCTGCACTCGTGGCACTTGCAGGAACTGCATTG GTTTTGGTATGGGGAAATGAACCAGGACAGTCATCGTTGATTGAG GGATTCACAGCAGGAGGATTCATATACATAGCTGTTGCTGGTGTTCTTGCGGAGATGAACAACTCTGGGAAATCGACACTTAAAAACAGCGCGTCTCATTTGATATCTTTGGTTCTTGGCATGAGTGTTGCTCTTTGCATCTCTCTTATAGAATGA
- the LOC104787827 gene encoding uncharacterized protein LOC104787827 has protein sequence MSEGEHPRLILHNFLSPAECKELEFIHKSCSTIGYRPHVFSTTLSHLIATNSPHLIIPFVSIRERLKEKIEETFGCEFELFIEFTGLISWCRGASIGWHSDDNRPYLKQRDFAAVCYLNSYEKDFKGGLFRFQSGEPATVAPSAGDVIMYTADDRNIHSVDEVTDGERLTLALWFSRDSSHDEDSKLLTRLSQCTLHGLCLPLPASTNMYWFCPHRDVSNQDMGFDICFARLQLLGFGVHSLQGEDHSTDASEQLMGPLQIAKGGELLTRKFANVLHALQVVQFYNWKASELKTSNVENDTVEAISQPQLETINSLKSVFLPDENLVTTTFGYSCSNEDLKESLDLTGVSLAVTSWEEYTSKLLKVLLLSLPQWKTYQTIHKVESD, from the exons ATGTCGGAAGGAGAACATCCGAGGCTGATTCTACACAATTTCTTGTCGCCGGCAGAGTGCAAG gagCTTGAGTTCATACACAAGAGTTGCAGTACGATTGGGTACAGACCACATGTATTCTCCACTACTCTTTCTCACCTCATTGCCACTAATTCACCTCACCTTATCATCCCTTTCGTCTCCATTCGAG AAAGGTTGAAAGAGAAGATAGAGGAAACATTTGGTTGTGAGTTTGAGCTTTTTATTGAATTCACTGGTTTGATTAG TTGGTGCAGAGGAGCGAGTATTGGTTGGCATAGTGATGATAACAGACCATATCTGAAACAAAGGGATTTCGCG GCAGTTTGTTACTTGAATAGTTACGAGAAAGACTTCAAAGGCGGGCTTTTTCGTTTTCAGAGTGGGGAACCAGCAACTGTTGCTCCCTCGGCTGGA GATGTTATCATGTACACAGCTGATGACCGGAATATTCATTCCGTTGATGAG GTAACAGATGGAGAAAGATTGACTCTTGCACTTTGGTTTAGCCGGGACTCATCCCATGACGAAGATTCCAAGCTTCTCACCCGTCTTTCCCAGTGCACATTACATGGATTATGCCTCCCTTTGCCTGCATCCACTAACATGTACTGGTTCTGCCCTCACCGAGATGTGTCGAATCAAGACATGGGTTTTGATATCTGCTTTGCGAGGTTGCAACTTCTTGGTTTCGGTGTACATAGCTTACAAGGTGAAGATCATTCTACGGATGCCTCAGAACAACTCATGGGACCATTACAAATAGCTAAAGGAGGAGAGTTACTCACTCGAAAATTTGCCAAcgttcttcatgctcttcag GTTGTTCAGTTTTACAATTGGAAAGCTTCTGAACTCAAAACTTCTAATGTCGAAAACGACACGGTAGAAGCTATCTCACAGCCTCAGTTGGAAACTATCAACTCCCTGAAATCAGTTTTCCTACCAGATGAGAACCTTGTAACCACAACTTTTGGATATTCATGCTCTAATGAAGATCTGAAGGAATCACTCGACTTAACGGGTGTATCTCTTGCGGTTACCTCTTGGGAAGAATATACTTCAAAGTTACTCAAGGTGCTATTACTATCCTTGCCTCAATGGAAAACTTATCAAACTATACACAAAGTCGAATCCGATTAG
- the LOC104787826 gene encoding annexin D5-like translates to MATMKIPMTVPSPRVDVDQLFKAFKGRGCDTSVIINILAHRNATQRALIEQEYETKFSDDLRKRLHSELHGHLKKAVLLWMPEAVERDASILQRSLRGAVTDHKAVAEIICTRSGSQLRQIKQVYNNTFGVKLEEDIESEASGNHKRVLLAYLNTTRYEGPEIDNASVENDARTLKSAVARKHKSDDQTLIQIFTDRSRTHLVAVRSTYRSMFGKELGKV, encoded by the exons atggcAACAATGAAAATACCAATGACGGTACCTTCTCCTCGTGTCGATGTTGACCAGCTCTTTAAGGCCTTCAAAG gaagaggttgtgatacTTCGGTGATCATCAACATCTTAGCTCATCGCAATGCAACGCAAAGAGCTCTCATCGAACAAGAATACGAAACCAAATTCTCAGATGACCTTCGAAAACGTCTCCATTCCGAGCTTCATGGTCATCTTAAG aaagcGGTTCTTCTATGGATGCCTGAAGCAGTGGAACGAGACGCTTCAATACTGCAACGTTCCTTGAGAGGAGCCGTGACTGATCACAAAGCGGTTGCTGAGATTATATGTACACGATCAGGCTCTCAGCTTCGTCAGATCAAACAGGTTTACAACAACACTTTCGGTGTGAAACTTGAAGAGGACATCGAATCCGAAGCTTCTGGCAATCACAAAAGA GTTTTGCTCGCATATTTGAACACTACACGATATGAAGGACCAGAGATTGATAATGCGAGTGTGGAGAACGACGCTAGGACTCTCAAGAGCGCGGTTGCTAGGAAGCATAAATCTGATGACCAGACGTTGATTCAGATATTCACAGACCGAAGCAGGACTCATCTGGTCGCTGTTAGATCTACTTACCGTTCCATGTTCGGCAAAGAACTTGGAAAGGTATGA
- the LOC104787829 gene encoding E3 ubiquitin protein ligase RIE1-like produces MSSSPHSPTGSDSSAPLLRSRQSSSPRRQPVITVLLNRASGRRGGGASMVVRETAAQELEERRADWGYSKPVVALDMLWNTAFVVVAVAMLLVFRDEKPNVPIRIWICGYAIQCLVHVVLVWLEFRKRNARGRAGDLEAAAQQATNQDSEDEDSDESIVSTKTCESMNTIISFVWWIVGFYWLVSGGEILLENASHLYWLTFVFLAFDVFFAIFCVVLACLIGIALCCCLPCIIALLYAVAGQEGASEADLSILPKYRFQRMNNDEKESDGGGKMIPVEAGGENLGNERVLLSEDADCCICLSSYEDGAELVSLPCNHHFHSTCIAKWLKMNATCPLCKFNILKGNEQE; encoded by the exons ATGTCTTCTTCACCTCACTCACCCACCGGTTCCGACTCATCCGCACCGCTTCTCCGTTCACGGCAATCTTCATCACCACGGCGTCAACCTGTAATCACGGTTCTGTTAAACCGAGCTTCAGgaagacgaggaggaggagcttcGATGGTTGTTAGAGAGACGGCTGCTCAGGAGCTTGAGGAGCGACGAGCTGATTGGGGTTACTCGAAGCCTGTTGTTGCTTTGGATATGCTTTGGAACACTGCTTTCGTCGTTGTTGCTGTCGCGATGCTTTTGGTTTTTAGAGATGAGAAGCCGAATGTGCCGATTAGGATTTGGATCTGTGGGTATGCGATTCAGTGTCTTGTTCATGTTGTCCTTGTTTGGCTTGAGTTTAGGAAGAGGAACGCTAGAGGCCGAGCTGGTGATTTGGAAGCTGCTGCTCAACAAGCTACCAATCAGGATAGTGAAGATGAGGATAGCGATGAGAGCATCGTGAG tacTAAGACTTGTGAATCAATGAACACCATTATATCATTTGTATGGTGGATCGTTGGATTCTACTGGCTTGTATCTGGTGGTGAGATACTTCTTGAAAATGCATCGCATTTGTACTG GttaacttttgttttcctaGCATTTGATGTGTTCTTTGCAATCTTTTGTGTTGTGCTGGCTTGTCTTATCGGAATAGCACTCTGTTGTTGCCTCCCTTGTATTATTGCTCTTCTCTACGCAGTTGCTGGACAG GAGGGTGCATCTGAAGCAGATCTCAGCATCCTTCCCAAGTACAGGTTTCAGAGAATGAATAATGATGAAAAGGAAAGTGACGGTGGTGGGAAAATGATACCCGTCGAGGCAGGCGGTGAGAATTTGGGAAACGAACGTGTGCTTCTTTCTGAAGATGCT GACTGTTGTATATGTCTGAGTTCATATGAAGATGGAGCAGAGCTGGTGTCACTTCCTTGCAACCACCACTTTCATTCGACTTGCATCGCGAAATGGCTGAAAATGAATGCGACTTGTCCACTTTGCAAGTTCAAtattctcaaaggtaatgaacaGGAATga